The following proteins are co-located in the Silene latifolia isolate original U9 population chromosome 1, ASM4854445v1, whole genome shotgun sequence genome:
- the LOC141656500 gene encoding uncharacterized protein LOC141656500: protein MSKQPSTTLLALIPKKAVVATMMDYRPIACCTVFYKTVSKILCVHLKPFLSQIVGKEQGAFVQGRNIFENIMLTLSLVKGYGQKGVSPRCLIKVDIKKAFDSLQWEFIDKMLQYYNFPPEFKNWILGCITSTWFSLKINGDRVGFFKDDLMLFVRGDIPFVVTVTQALKSFAKMSGLCANPEKTNIYMGGVRDNIKQGILQGTGYVEGAFPFRYLGLPLNDGKLNKGMFADLINKVQKALQHWSTYKLSYAGKISLLNSVIFGMEQYWCSTLLIPKGEGGFNIKEVLAWNKCILGKWIWELDNDLSSIWSEWNLKYNIKSRSIWTATSKATHSESWRSILKVRDELLIHTRDIQTAKQFMSSCVHQGKIQLHLLYDKFRHHGHPISWARTVWQRAVQPKHSVFLILAMQKKLATIDQLNYRGIHVVNRCVLCKNDNEDHKHLFFKCQFSKEIWQKILSWMKISGRTNNLSKDMHWSANRCTCRHWKTKWFLGCLGAVVYSIWEERNTRIFRGLEQCVDFIIKKVQYIVIIRLLYVSQSHREEEIVGSLAS from the exons ATGTCTAAGCAACCTAGTACCACTTTACTTGCTTTAATTCCAAAAAAAGCTGTAGTTGCTACTATGATGGATTATCGACCTATTGCTTGCTGTACAGTGTTCTATAAAACTGTTAGCAAGATATTATGTGTTCATCTGAAACCTTTTTTGTCACAAATTGTGGGCAAGGAACAGGGGGCTTTTGTTCAAGGCAGGAATATTTTTGAAAACATCATGCTAACTTTGTCCTTGGTGAAGGGATATGGACAAAAAGGGGTCTCTCCTAGATGCTTAATAAAAGTGGACATTAAGAAAGCATTTGATTCTCTTCAGTGGGAGTTCATAGACAAGATGTTGCAATATTATAATTTCCCACCTGAATTTAAGAACTGGATACTGGGTTGTATTACATCTACTTGGTTCAGTTTAAAGATTAATGGTGATAGAGTAGGGTTCTTTAAAG ATGATTTAATGCTCTTTGTAAGGGGTGACATTCCATTTGTTGTTACTGTTACTCAAGCTCTTAAATCTTTTGCAAAAATGTCTGGTTTGTGTGCTAATCCAGAGAAGACCAATATTTACATGGGAGGTGTAAGGGATAACATTAAGCAGGGGATTCTTCAGGGAACAGGCTATGTGGAGGGAGCATTTCCATTTAGATACTTGGGATTGCCTTTAAATGATGGAAAACTGAACAAGGGTATGTTTGCAGATCTTATAAATAAAGTTCAAAAAGCTTTGCAACATTGGTCCACTTACAAGCTCTCATATGCAGGGAAGATTAGTTTGTTGAACTCAGTCATTTTTGGCATGGAACAGTATTGGTGTTCCACTTTGCTGATACCTAAAGGA GAAGGTGGGTTTAATATAAAGGAAGTGCTAGCCTGGAACAAATGTATACTGGGAAAATGGATCTGGGAGCTAGACAATGATTTAAGTAGCATTTGGTCTGAGTGGAACCTGAAATATAACATTAAATCTAGGAGCATATGGACTGCAACTTCCAAGGCCACTCACTCTGAAAGTTGGCGTAGTATATTGAAGGTTAGAGATGAATTGTTGATACACACAAGGGACATTCAGACTGCTAAACAGTTTATGAGCAGTTGTGTTCATCAGGGGAAAATTCAGCTTCACCTGCTTTATGATAAGTTCAGACATCATGGACATCCTATTAGTTGGGCCAGGACAGTATGGCAGCGAGCAGTACAGCCTAAGCATAGTGTTTTCTTAATTTTGGCAATGCAGAAGAAGCTAGCCACCATCGACCAACTCAACTACAGAGGCATACACGTGGTTAATCGATGTGTTCTTTGCAAGAATGACAATGAGGATCATAAACACTTATTTTTTAAATGTCAGTTCTCAAAGGAAATTTGGCAAAAGATTCTCTCGTGGATGAAGATTTCTGGGCGTACAAACAATCTCAGTAAGGACATGCATTGGAGTGCCAATAGATGCACTTGTCGACATTGGAAAACCAAATGGTTCCTAGGTTGCTTAGGAGCCGTGGTTTATAGCATATGGGAGGAAAGGAACACTCGGATTTTTAGAGGATTGGAGCAGTGTGTTGATTTTATTATTAAGAAAGTCCAATATATAGTAATTATAAGATTATTATATGTATCCCAATCTCATAGAGAGGAAGAAATAGTAGGGTCTCTAGCTAGTTGA